One region of Callithrix jacchus isolate 240 chromosome 16, calJac240_pri, whole genome shotgun sequence genomic DNA includes:
- the LOC144579791 gene encoding LOW QUALITY PROTEIN: uncharacterized protein LOC144579791 (The sequence of the model RefSeq protein was modified relative to this genomic sequence to represent the inferred CDS: deleted 1 base in 1 codon) — MLSWASSLCLPASSLSHTPAILSFSQLPRRAPLPHPQAFVYTVPSSPGICVHCPLIPRNLCTLSPRPQEFVYTVPSSPGICVHCPLVPRNLCSLSPRPQEFVYTVPSSSGICVHCPLVPRNLCSLSPRPQEFVYTVPSSPGIRVHCPLVPRNSCSLSARPQGFVYTVPSSPGIRVHCPLVPRNSCSLSPRPQEFVYTVPSSPGIRVHCPLVPRNSCSLSPRPQEFVYTVPSSPGICVHCPLVRRNLCTLSPRPQEFVFTVPSSPGICVHCPLVPRNLCTLSPRPQEFVFTVPSSPGICVHCPLVPRNLCSLSPRPQEFVFTVPSSPGTCVCCPLFPWYLCLLSSPNP; from the exons ATGCTCAGCTGGGCcagctcactctgcctcccagcctcatcTCTCTCC CACACTCCAGCCATACTCAGCTTCTCACAGCTCCCCAGGCGTGCCCCTCTCCCTCATCCCCAGGCATTTGTGTACACTGTCCCCTCGTCCCCAGGAATTTGTGTTCACTGTCCCCTCATCCCCAGGAATTTGTGTACACTGTCCCCTCGTCCCCAGGAATTTGTGTACACTGTCCCCTCGTCCCCAGGAATTTGTGTTCACTGTCCCCTCGTCCCCAGGAATTTGTGTTCACTGTCCCCTCGTCCCCAGGAATTTGTGTACACTGTCCCCTCGTCCTCAGGAATTTGTGTTCACTGTCCCCTCGTCCCCAGGAATTTGTGTTCACTGTCCCCTCGTCCCCAGGAATTCGTGTACACTGTCCCCTCGTCCCCAGGAATTCGTGTTCACTGTCCCCTTGTCCCCAGGAATTCGTGTTCACTGTCCGCTCGTCCCCAGGGATTCGTGTACACTGTCCCCTCGTCCCCAGGGATTCGTGTTCACTGTCCCCTCGTCCCCAGGAATTCGTGTTCACTGTCCCCTCGTCCCCAGGAATTCGTGTACACTGTCCCCTCGTCCCCAGGAATTCGTGTACACTGTCCCCTCGTCCCCAGAAATTCGTGTTCACTGTCCCCTCGTCCCCAGGAATTCGTGTACACTGTCCCCTCGTCCCCAGGAATTTGTGTTCACTGTCCCCTCGTCCGCAGGAATTTGTGTACACTGTCCCCTCGTCCCCAGGAATTTGTGTTCACTGTCCCCTCGTCCCCAGGAATTTGTGTTCACTGTCCCCTCGTCCCCAGGAATTTGTGTACACTGTCCCCTCGTCCCCAGGAATTTGTGTTCACTGTCCCCTCGTCCCCAGGAATTTGTGTTCACTGTCCCCTCGTCCCCAGGAATTTGTGTTCACTGTCCCCTCGTCCCCAGGAATTTGTGTTCACTGTCCCCTCGTCCCCAGGCACTTGTGTTTGCTGTCCCCTCTTCCCCTGGTATTTGTGTTTGCTGTCCTCCCCTAATCCCTAA